A genomic segment from Spinacia oleracea cultivar Varoflay chromosome 3, BTI_SOV_V1, whole genome shotgun sequence encodes:
- the LOC130469934 gene encoding uncharacterized protein, with product MYIKLCTPSEITQWARYIWNRLSVPKHRFSLWLALLDRHKTKYRLHQYGISTDNLCAICGSAPETSAHLFFECSYSLDCLAAVTDWLGLSCTRKNFLQILNWTRRYCKSAFKRKIIFAAVAGLVYAIWRPRNTLVWEGAVPAVATVIQTLKYSVKQRAIQLCQDRINELDKSWLFAL from the coding sequence ATGTACATCAAGCTCTGCACCCCTTCTGAAATTACTCAGTGGGCTAGGTATATTTGGAACAGATTGTCTGTTCCTAAGCATAGATTCTCCCTGTGGCTAGCCTTGTTGGATAGGCACAAAACCAAGTATAGGCTTCATCAATATGGCATCAGCACTGATAATCTATGTGCCATTTGTGGTTCTGCCCCTGAGACCAGTGCTCATCTCTTTTTTGAGTGCTCCTACAGTTTGGATTGTTTGGCTGCAGTTACAGATTGGCTAGGTCTGTCTTGCACTAGGAAGAATTTTCTTCAGATTCTGAACTGGACTAGAAGGTACTGCAAGAGTGCTTTCAAGAGAAAGATCATTTTTGCTGCTGTTGCAGGCTTGGTTTATGCAATTTGGAGACCTAGGAATACTTTAGTTTGGGAGGGAGCAGTGCCAGCTGTTGCTACTGTCATCCAAACTTTGAAGTATAGTGTTAAACAAAGAGCTATTCAGTTGTGTCAAGATAGAATTAATGAGTTAGATAAGAGCTGGTTGTTTGCTTTATAG